GAAAATATGCTCTACTGCTTCGAGCTCGCTGAAGGAAAGCGATCCGATCGCAACCGAAACAACCGCACGGCTGCGCGCTTCCTGTTCAACCTCTTCTGCGCGTTCACGCAAGATTTCCATGCCGACAATTGTCGAACCGTATTCGGCCAGCACAAGATCGTCATCATCGAAGGAACCGTTCGTGCGTGTCAGAACAAGCGTTCCGAGACGGTCTCCGCCCCCAGTAATTGGTACTACAGTCATGATTTCTTGTTCGCCAATTGCCGGGAAAGTCTCATAGACCCCCGCATCCGGAGCAACGTTTGTTACGGGTTCTTGCATGTCCAGAAATAGGCTGTTACTCACTTGCGGAAATCGCAGCTCTTCTACAGACATCGAACGAAGCGTGTCATGATCATAAGGATTCACGGCTGCGCAGCCTAGAACCTTTCCTTTACGGCTGACCACAAACACATTGGTCTGTATGGTACTGCACAATACCTCAGCCATCTCTCTGAAATTGAGCGCTTTGCCGGCTGCTCTCTGCAGCAGCCGGTTCAACGTTCTTGTTTTTGT
This region of Paenibacillus sp. JDR-2 genomic DNA includes:
- the codY gene encoding GTP-sensing pleiotropic transcriptional regulator CodY; its protein translation is MTLLTKTRTLNRLLQRAAGKALNFREMAEVLCSTIQTNVFVVSRKGKVLGCAAVNPYDHDTLRSMSVEELRFPQVSNSLFLDMQEPVTNVAPDAGVYETFPAIGEQEIMTVVPITGGGDRLGTLVLTRTNGSFDDDDLVLAEYGSTIVGMEILRERAEEVEQEARSRAVVSVAIGSLSFSELEAVEHIFEQLEGKEGLLVASKIADRVGITRSVIVNALRKLESAGVIETRSLGMKGTYIKILNTQLLQELEKIKQ